Part of the Triticum urartu cultivar G1812 chromosome 2, Tu2.1, whole genome shotgun sequence genome, AAAATTATTTTTGTGTTAGGAAAGTGTTAACAGCTACGTGGAGTTTCTTATTTGAATATGATCCAACCTGTTCCTATTTCCATGTGAGTTGACCCTTTTTACGTACGTGTGTTGCCTATTTTTATGTCAGTAAGTTACAGCCAGTTCATGGAAACCGTGATTTTGGGAAAACAACTACGGCGTGTTTGGCAAAAAATGGGAAGGGAAATGGGAGTTTAATGTAGGGAGTTGTATTGAGATTAAACATGGGATGAGTCGTTTTATTTCCAATCCTCTATTTGGCGCATGATGAAAAttatgtgtgagagtttgatgAGAAATTGTATTTCCGTGTTTGGTTCGTGGGAATTGACAAGGAAATAGACAAGGGAAATTAACGTAAGTTATGATGAAAGGCTAATATTGACTCACTAAAACAATTCCCTTCCAACTCCCAACCCCTCCCCTGTTAATAAAACGGTGGGAGTTTTTTTTGAGGGAAGGCCATCATGGCTAGCTTTATTGATTTAACATAGACATTACATCGTCCACAAGCGAAGAGATCAGACAACCCGGGGGCTCGTCTGTCCAGTTTAAAGAGGTCTTATTACAATAAGAAAAGTTAGCTAGCACATGCGCCGCTTGATTGGAAGAACGAAAACAATGCTTGAAGATAACCTTCTCTATTAAAGAAGAAACATCCACACATTCCGCGAAAATTGTTGTTGCAGCATCCCACCATCTAGATTGGCCATCACAAAAGTTTATGACGTTTAAGGAATCTGATTTTGCCTccacacgaggaaacccaagggAGTTTGCAAACACAAGACCATCACGCATCGCCGTTGCTTCAGCCATCATTGCATCTGCAACATGAGGTATATATTTTCATTGTGCTGCTAAAAAGTTCCCTTTATCATCTCTAATTACAGCTGCCGAAGCTCCTGCACTTTCATCTGCAAAATAGGCCGCATCAACATTTACCTTTATGAACATGAGGTCTGGTTTCGTCCACTTCATCTCTCTATTATCATTTTGTTTGCGATTAGCTTCATGATAATTACTAGCAATTGCCAGGACGGACATATGCCACCGCGTGGGATGTGGTGGTCTACCATCATGAGTGAGTTCACGTCTTATTCACCATAAGTACCAGCTGCCCACCATAAGAGCTTGTTTGACAGTAATATTCGGTTTCAGTGACAAGGATAAATCTGGTGCAAGGAGTAGATGTTCCAATATAACTGACCCTGAGCGATCGATCAACTTTGCTTCCTCAATCATTCCCGCTATGCCTAGGCGTTCCCAGAGGTGCTTGGCATTGCAACAATCAAACAGTAGGTGGCGGACATCTTGCGCATCTTGATAACATATAGGACATGCCCCATTAGTTCTAATATGACGGTTCGTGAGTATGGACTTTAGCGGAATAATACTATGTAGAGCACGCCAACAAAAAATTTGAATTTTACGTGGGACCTTTTGTTTCCATAGTGTACTCCACACTGCTGGAGTTCTTGAGCCTCCAGGTCGCGCCATCACCGTTGCATGTATTTGGAAAGATCGTATCCATTGTACTTTGTATGCTGATTTCACAAAGAAAAACCCTTTATGATCCGGGTGCCATGCGATAAAGTCCTCGAAAGCCCCATAGTTGAGGGGAATTTGCAAGATCCTGTCTACATCAACCGATATGAATATAGATTTGATCAGATCCTCGTCCCAAAAACCAGTCATAGGGTCAATTAGATCATGAACTCGTGATATCAGTGTTTGCCCCCGATTTGATAAAACTCTCCTGTCCGGACTAGACGGTATCCAGGGGTCGCTCCAGATGTTAATGTTCTCACCGGTACCAACCCTCCAGATATACCCCAACTTAAATGTTTCAAGACCTTTCATAATGCTCTGCCACGTAAACGAAGCACCACTCTTCAGGGTAGCTTGTAATAAACTTTCATTAGGGAAGTATTTTGCTTTCAATACTCTTGCACATAGGGAATCCGGGTTGGAGTCTCAAGTCCCATGACTATTTCCTTATCAATTCCAAATCCCCCTAACCAAACAATAGATTTGAAGTCTCGTACCCCTTCAATTCCCATTCCCTAGCTCTAACTACCCCCAACCAAACATGCTATTAATACTTGTTTTTATACAAACGGGGAATCTTGGGTTATTATAAATGAACGAAAACACTAatgcccacacgtgtgggcgtttaCATCTCGCCCACACGTGTGCATCCGCGTCCATTTGTGGGTGCATGAATCTTGGCATGTTTGTGGTGTCATGTAGGACTGGGCTGATGTGTGGGCATTTATCCAGTCGCACACATGTCCGTTTTATCACATGGAGGGGCCAGTGTGTGGGCGCTTAGCAGTTCGTCCACACGCCAGTTTCCACTCACGCACAAAGGCTAGTGTGTGGGTATTTGCCATCTTGCCCACACGCCCGTCTCCTCTCCCACACCCAAGTTGTTAGTTGTCATGTGCTTTGCAgtgtacatggcaactgccctagtgTGCTTGTAAGCAGGTGGCAATTCTCTTTATTTACCCGAAGATGTCAGTTGCCATATATTTTGCAGGGTACACGGCAACTGCCCTAGTGTTCttgtaagcagatggcaacttTCTCTTTTACCCGAACATGTTGTTTTGCCATGTCTCTTTGTAGCGCTACACGgcaactgcctagtgttagtaGGTGACAACTCCTAAGGTTTTCAAATCACGGCAACTGTAGTAAAccagaccatacatggcaacCGCTGCAGTTGTCCAAAATGGCATCTGGCACTTGACCTGAGATGACAACTGCAGTTGTGCAACCATGGCAACTGTAGTTCAGCGACATGGCAACTGCAAGTAAACGGGTATTGAAGAGAGTTCGGACCATGGCAACTGCGGGGACGCGTGGTGACTGTCATGCTGGGCGTGCGGGACCATGAGGTAGGTGGCTGAAAGAGGTTGTGTGGGCGTTATGCATTTTGCCCACATGTATGCGTGTGGGAGGGACCGTTAGGAAAAAAAGAGGCGTGTGGGTGCTAGTTGTTTTGCCCACACGTAGACGTGTGAGCTGGTCCTCTTAAACACCACACAAAATATGTGGGCAGATCCCTTAACGCTCACACGTGTGGTGGTTATCGTCGTCCTAAATGAAAAAGGAAAAATGTGtaaataaaatgaaaaaaatgatgAAAGAGGAGAGGCATGTGACATGTAAGGGGATGTCACCCCACCTGCTCCTTTTCCCCCTCTCCGAGCCGACAATGCCACTCGAGTCCAGCAGTGGCCACTCAGGGCATCTCTAGCCGCGCccccaggaaggcctccccaggcgattttttcgcgccggcgccgaaaaacggcccagtcacgcccccaggagcccgattttcaCCGGCTTGGGCCAAAAACAGCGCCAGCGGACCCAgcccgaacccggcgcgctggggggcgcccgggggcgccggggcgagctGTTTTGGCGTGAAAAAGACGCAGGCCAGCCGCGTCAGCGACTcggcgcctcgtcttcccccaacggcctcggttcccgtggggaatcaatggcaaggctgccgccggtcagccttgccattgattcctcacgggtggcgcgtcacgggacggcgcgccgacgcctccccttCCTCGCACGCGTACACATGGGTGCGGCCCGACTATAAAAGCCGGCGGCCTCCACTCGCCtgtgcccacaccagccccgcccctcgccgccgtccagcccctccttctccctgcctctcccgagcgccgccgtccagcccctccctctccctgcctctcccgagcgccgccgcccagcccctccctctacctctcccgagcaCGCCCAGCCCCGCCGTCGCCATGGCAGAACGCTtccccggagacgaggcggcggccaacggcttcggccgccgttcgctccgcgaataggagtcctggctcctgttccaggcgaacatcccggtgccgccggacatgcgcgccgggccaACGGGGTGGAGACTCTGCCCGACGCCGTGGCGAAGCCGAAGTACTTCGCCGAGGAGGTCGAGATCGTGCGCGCGTCCCTCATCGACGcccaactctccctcccccagtacgccgccgacaaccacgcggcatgggcggcgtatttcgagcgccgccagcagcagcgATTGGCGTTCACCAACGGCGCGCCGGTGGTCGGCGGCCAGcagaacagcgaggggcgccacctctggtggggcgtccccggccgcacactcgagggcgtgctcacgtacctcgagggcggcaacgatccgccgttggcgtaccccccggcgagggtggccgccccggcgcagcaccgacgcgtcggaccatgggcgccaaggaggttcggcgcttcctcttcttcctcctcatcacGCTCTTCTTCACACTCCTCCGGCTCTCCGgcgctgctcggcgtcaaggcgGAGCCCacggcggagacgccgctcggccggcgcactcacagcgccggcatcgtcatcaacgagggcggccggcgcgcctcctcctcgtcggctcctccgcgctccgtcaagccaaagacggagccggggctggcgccggtgaagacggagccggggctggcgccggtgaaggcggagttcgacgacgacgacgcgaccctcgaatgggcgcgccaggactccattgcgatggagaaggcgcgccgggagaaggagaaggagcgCCAGTGCGGCGCCCTACGCCGCTTCGAGGATCGCCGACGCGGCCGCGAGGAAGGCGGGGTCGTCGTCTTatgcgacagcgacgacgacgacgacgcgccgccgcttgttcgccatggcgacgccgggtaggggtccagcaggggcacccgcgtcaaggaggagaaggccgacgacgacgatggcggcaacggcggcgaCGACTTCAGCCCCTTTCTTTTTTTAGATTAGGTTAATGTAATGTTTGGACGAATTTCGCCGAAATTTGCCATGTTTGGCCGAAATTTAACTAGTTTTTATCATAACTTCGCCCAACGGTTCTTTTTTTTTAATACGCGCCTGGGGGCGGCCCTGGGGGCCGACGGCTGGGGACCGACTCGCCCCCAGGGCCATTTTTTGCGCCGGCTCATCCCCAGGCGGCGCTTTTAGACGCCCCCTgaggggccaacggctggagatgccctcaGGTAGATCTTGTGTTATGTACAACAACAACTGGTGCACTTTTGTCACGTCTACTGCCTTGGTCTCTTTACAACTACAGATAGTCATTTCGCTGCGTCTTCATGCATGCAATGCAATGCTCCAGCCATGATAGCGTGCCGTTGGCCAGCAAAGCTTCGCTCATACAGTCATACTATCTATCTGTCCACAGCATCTGGCCTATTGCTTTACGACCATCAGCCAGCTTTGTTTTTCCCGAATCACATGCTCGCTTATTTTATCTCCTGTGAAGTACGAAAAATAATACGGCCCACTCTGGGTCTTGGGCTGAATATATTTCCCGTACACATGTCTTGTTCATGGGCCAAAGGAAGACCAAATCCCCATATCGAGAGGTGGGAGGCCCAGTACAGAGTGATGTGACATACGGCCCAATAGAAGCAACGCCCTATCCGGCGGCGGCTATCCCCATCGCATAAAAAGCTGGGAGGTGAGGCTAACCAAGAACCCTAGCCTCCGGATCCATCCATCCGCCCCTCGCTGCCGCTGCGTCTCGTCTCCACCACCCCACTTGCCCCCGGTGAGCAGCGCCCCCCATGCTAATCCAGATCCGCCGGAAAATCCAGTCGATTTCAAGTTTGCCCTTCTCAACCTCCTGTTTTCGTTGACCTCATCGTTGTTGTTCCAGGACCAGGAGGATCGTCGGAGATGTCGGACACCGATGAGCACCACTTCGAGTCCAAGGCCGACTCCGGCGCCTCCAAGACCTACCCGCAGCAGGCCGGCGCCATCCGCAAGGGTGGACACATCGTCATCAAGGCTCGTCCCTGCAAGGTCTGTGCCTTTTCCGATCTGTTCTTACCATATGAAAGCTCTTATGTCTGGTTGGTTGATGGATGCGTCTGGGGATCTGCTGCGGCGATCTGTGCTAGTCGGGTGCAGATTTGCAAGTTGTTAGATCTACAAGTCAAAGTACCAGGCTTTGCTGTAGATGTGGATGGATATGCACTGGTTCATGATATCTGTTGGCGCTACAAATTTACCTTGATTTCCTATATCCACCGCTATGGCTTAGGATCTTTTCATTAGCTCCGACTGTGTCCTCAGTCCTGAATTAATTTTAGGAATATTGTTTCAGTAAATCTTAAAACGCTTCTAGATTTGGCAAAGGTGCTAATTATAGGCGATGTCCGTTTTGCAGGGAATTTACGGACTGTTTAATTAGTAGTTGGCATAGTTGTAGTTTTCATAGTTTGCTGATGCATCCTATTTATTCAGTTTTTGGACGCTGATTTAAGTACTATTACTATTTCTGGTTATGTAGCTGCTACCACTCAGTAGTTGTTCTTGTATCAGTTTAAAGCTGTGCTGATATTGTTTCATTTGATTATGCGAGTGTTTCCTGTTGGGTTATTGTTGCTTTGTTTTACTATGCGCATCTGATTGTCTAATTGCTGCTCCAAACTCAATAGTTCCTGCCTGCCACCAGAAATTGCTTTGTGGTCCAGCATGTTCTGAAGAATCGTTTTGGTTTAATCTTTGTGCTAGGTTGTTGAGGTCTCCACCTCCAAGACTGGGAAGCATGGTCACGCAAAGTGTCACTTTGTTGCCATTGACATCTTTAATGGAAAGAAGCTTGAGGATATCGTTCCTTCATCCCACAACTGTGACGTAAGCTACACGGAAATGCTTCATTTTGTTGGTTTCTTGTTATTCACTCAGCAGATCTTATTTAGCCTTCTCTGTTGTGGTATTTGTTCAGGTCCCCCATGTTGACCGCCAAGATTATCAGCTGATTGACATAACTGATGATGGATATGTATGTTTCATTTTCAATCTCTCCTTCCTTTTCCATTTATGTGCAAAGCATTACCCCTATTTTTAACTTTGTGATGGCTTTCTACAGGTCAGCCTTCTAACTGAGAGTGGCAACACGAAGGATGACCTGAAGCTTCCCACTGATGATGTTCTGCTTGGCCAGGTCTGTGCTTTAGCTGTTAAAACTTGTTATGAGGCACATCATATCTACCCATTGCACTCTCTTGATGTTTCTTTGCTCTGTGAAATGCAGATCAAGACTGGATTTGCTGATGGCAAGGACCTGATCCTGTCTGTGATGTCCGCCATGGGTGAAGAACAGATCTGCGCTGTGAAGGAAATTGGTGGTGGCAAGTAAGCAGCTGTGCGTGGTTGCCTACCTGCGATACTTGGTATCTAGTGCTTCTGGGTGTTTGAGATACACATACATAGGCATCAAGATATCTGTTGGGTGAAACAAGTTTGATCCAGATTTGTGTGTTATTTACACCGAATGCTCGAGGTGCTGCTAGTACTTTgttatctatctatctatctctaTTATAATACCCTTTGGAATTGGAACTGAGTGGTGGCTGGAACTTAGATTCCGGTTTGCTCATCCGCCCTATCTCTATGAATGAATTGGTTTGGGTTATTTGTGGTTTGACTCTTCTGCATTTTCTGGTTTATTGTCGTGGGAGAAGAGTAGTTTAGGATTTTTGGTCATCATTTGGGTTGTCTTATCTGGGTTAATGCTATGTTGGCGGATTTTCTCCAGAGGTTTGGCATGCAGTTGCCTAAAAATATGCGCGTGTATGGCCCTCCTTTGGTCGTAATCTTAATCATCTTGTAGTATAGCGACTTGTTTCTTGAACAACTCCACCGGGACTGACATTGATTATGCGCTCGTGGAAGGAGGTATAAACTGATGCTTGCGTTGAACCTTCCGAGTATGCCCTGTAGTTCTAATCAAACTCAACGCAAATGATTCTACACTTCTCTAGTCCCTGTTTTCCAGGAAGCGTATTTGAGAAGGAATGTTAGAGAAGCTATATTACCCTAACTTTCCTTCTTTCTGTTCGTATGATTATGGCTAAAATGATTTAAATTAATTTTCCAATTGATGATCTACCGTGTATATTTACAGTAATTACATGCAAACAAATTGATGgtgaaataaaataaaatttaaatTATTTATATCTATAGTAAATACCAACACTAAACAACCTATTAACTATCTACTAACAGCTCCTAACTTTCCTTCTTCATTTTACACTAGGCTGACATTCCTTCTTGATGTTAGAGGATCCGATTTCTGTTTTCCATGCGAAGCATCTTCAACTAATATCCTTTCCTTAGAAAACTGCCCATGGTGCGGGAGATGAACAATAAACTCCTATTATCCCATTCCCATGTAGAGGTGAAGTTTGCATCTCCCCCAATAATTTGCAAGTTTGCATCTACCATGTCTCCGGAAATTCCTGCTCCTGCTCAGTCACATCCGTCTCTGCTTCACCTGTTTCTGGCGCATAGGACATGTTGTGGAACTCACTCTGCATGCCTTTTTTTTTCCATAACGCGGCAACAGCAAGAAAGAAAAGGAATCAGATTAAAAAATTGCTTGGGGATGATGGAGTCTGGGTGCAAGATACGGAAATGAAGGATTATAAAGAGTATTTTTCAAAACTCTTCACATTAGAAGTCTCTGAACAAGACCCGGACTTCTTTCTCTTGTTAAAACAAAAGTGACATGAAATGAATAGGGCCCTCATGGCCCTATATATGGCAAAGGAAGTTAAGAAAGCCTTATTTGACATTGATGATTTAAAAGCGTCGGGTACACGCTATTTTTTATAAGAGATTTTGGTCTATGTTGGGAGAGGACTTGACAAAAGAGGTCCTTCAGGCGGTGAATACATATTCAATACCGGAAGGATGTAATGATACTGCAATTGTCATGATCCAAAGGTTAACTCCCCAAAAAAGGTTACTCAATTTAGACCTATAAGTTTATGCAATGTGGTGTATAAGGTTATTTCAAAAATGATTGCAGCGTGTTTGAAATTAATTCTGTCAGATATTATCAACCCAACTCAGAAACTCAGAGTGCTTTTGTTCCTGGGAGACTAATCACACAGATAATATTCTAGTAGTATATGAGTGTTTCCACACAATTAAAAAGAAAAGAACGAGAAGGGAGCGGCTGTGTGCAATCAACTTGGACATGCACAAAGTTTATGACCGAATGGAATGGTCTTTTTTAAAAGCAATTTTGGTGAAGCTGGGATTCAAGGAAAACCGGGTGAATTTGATTATGCAATGTGTGTCCTCTCTGGAGTACAGGGTTCGATTTAAGGCAGCTGAGACTGATAGCTTCAAACCCACTAGAGGGCTAAGACAGGGGGGACCCCCTCTACCTCACTTATTCCTGTTATGTACGGAGGGACTGACTATCCTGTTAGACTGCCCTGTTACTGTCTCAGGCCACGTGATGGAACTCAAGCCTTTCGAATCAAGCTGATATTTTGAGCATGGCACTGCGGTAAaccgccatctttggatcttttgcgTCGAATTCACTGTTTATTTAGGATATTGCGAGATTTGAATCCCCTCGCaaccatccgaagaccatgtagtAGTGCCTTCGGCTGCGTTGTTAGAGTCTGTATACATGATTTGCAATACATAGCGGACTGTGTCCCGTGTAGGGTATGTTAGGATGACACCGCCCCCCAATCCGGCtaacattttagagccgtcgaagtacatcacccagttggagtatgtgccgtactctttagggagttcggcttctgtccattcggcgaagAAGTCGGCTAACACCTGAGATTTAATGGCTCGGCGTGGCTGGtatgttatttcaaatggtaagagctcgatagcccattttgCAATTCGGCCGGTGACGTCTCGATTATTTATGATGGTCATTGAGGGGTACCTCGaaggccaccgtgatcgaacactcttgaaagtagtgtcgtagcttccgggatgccatgaaaaccgcatatgctatcttttgatagtgcgggtatcgggatttgcatggtgtgagaaCCGCCGATACATAGTATACTGGTTTATGGagcgggaatttatgtccctcttcctctcgttcaacgacgagcacCGTGCTCACCACCTGATGAGTTGCAGATATATACAGTAGCATGGGTTCGCCGATGTTAGGTGCGGCAAGGATTGGATTGCTTGCAAGCAGAGTTTTTATTTCTGCCAGCCCGGCTGTTGCCACCTCCGTCCATTCAAAGTGGTCGGTACGCCGAAGCAGGCGATATAATGGCAGcaccttttctcccaatctggagataaagcggcttaaagctgccacaCACCCAGCTAATTTTTGGACCTGTTTTAGGTCTATTGGAATTGCCAACTATGATaaggctcggattttggctgggtttgcctcgattcctctattggaaacgatgaaccCGAGCAGCTTTCCGGCCggaacaccgaaaacgcatttttccggattaagccgtatgtcatatgttcgaaggttgtcgaatgtaagacgTAAATCTTCCACCAAAGATTCTACATGTTTAGTTTCGATGACTacatcatctatgtatgcctccaccgtcttgccaatttgtttttcaggcatgtttgaatcatgcgttggtaggtggcatCGGCGTTTTTGAGTCCGtaaggcatagtgttgaagcagaaaggcccataCAGGGTAATGAATGCCGTGGCGGCTTGATCGTATTCcttcatcttaatttgatggtatccggagtatgcatcgaggaaacataatgaatcgtgtcctgcggttgCATCGataatctggtcaatgcggggtagagggaaggggtccttagggaaggctttattgaggtctttgaaatcgacacaaaggcgccaggacttgaccttctttggcaccatgaccaggtttgctagccaatccggGTGTTTTATCTCTCGAATAAACCTGGCTTCaagtagtttggctagctcctcccccatagcttgtcgcttgggttcggaAAATCGCCGAAGCGtatgcttgactggcttgaacccctttattatgttgaggctgtgttcggccagtctgcatgggattcctggcatattcgaagggtgccaggcgaagatgtcccagttctcgcgcaggaaTGCTCTTAGAGCGGCGTCGACCGTCGGATCCAACTGTGCTCCGATGGCTGCTGTTTTATTAGGATCCATCgtgtggacttggaatttgactatttcgtctgctggcTTGAAAGAAGTGGATTTAGGCCTCTTATCAAGAATTACGTCATCTCTGTCCATTGTGGAGCGCAGAGCGGTGAGCTCCTCGGCCGCGAGGGCCTCAGacagtgcctcgagggccagggatgcggttttgttttcggcgcggagtgctatgtctggatcaaTGGCGACAATGATGactccgttgggcccgggcattttgagttTCATGTACCTGTAATGAGGTATAGCTTAAAATCGTGTGAAAGCATCTCGCCCTAACAGGGCATGAAATCCACCGTCGAAAGGTGCCACCTGGAAGATTaattcttcggacctatagttttcaggcgtgccgaataccacatcaagttTTATTTTTCCCGAACACCGTGCTTCTCGATTGGGGATAATACCTCGAAAGGTTGTACTTCTCTACTCGATGCGGCTCTTGTGTATTTGTATTTTGTCGAGTATGttctcataaatgaggtttaacccgctacctccgtccatgagcactttagtaagccgaaAGTCGTCCACAATTGGGTTTAGGACTAAGGCGGTTGGTGCTCAGACTGATCGGGTCCATGGTTCGTCAGTGGCGTTGAAGGTTACCGCCATGTCATTTCAAGGGTTTATTGCGGCTACTTGGTTAACTTCGGCGAGGTCCCGAAGTGCCCTTTTATGCCGATTATTTGAAgaaaaggtctcgaagactgtgaatACATTGAGATCATTATCCTCAGAGGGGTACCTCTCTGGGGTAGTGTTGGTGAGGATTTCCTCACCGCTCttagccacctgccggagtatccaacatgcccgAAGGCTGTGTGTTGGTTCGGAATTTGGCGTCGCATGTATCCTGCAGGGCTTGTCGAGCCATTCATCGAGAACAGTTCTCCGTCCCATTAAGGGCTTAATTTTCTTGTCCGTGAAGCTATGATCAGGTGTCCCATGAGGGAGCATCCTTTTTTCCCGGCCGGTGGGTGGCTTAAAGGCCGATGGTTCCCACCGAGCTGTCTAGGctttccaggtgctttccattgcACAATACTTCTGTACTATATGTGCCAAATCTGCAAAGTGCAGTATGCGGCATCGGTTGagggcattgaggattccctcgtccgtgcagtTGCGGTAAAAGACCGATACCGCATCGTCGTTGcagcaatctttaatcttgtttttaacaagCAGGAATCTAGCCCAAAAATGATGGACTATTTCCCGAGGTTGTTATTGTATGTACATTAAGCCGTTTATATCTGGGGAACCGAAATTGCTGGGAGAGTATTGATTGTGGTGGGCGGGTGGATTTAAATCCAAACCCTGACCCACTGGGGAATCCGGATTTTGCGAAATTTCCGAGGTGATTTGCCCAGGATCCAGACTGTCGTGGGCATTTTTAGGCTTGACGCccgattctatgttcggaggacaGATGGTCTCTTCTCGAAGATGGGTATCCGGCTAGCAGAGCTCGGAGATCCGAACATAGTTCGTTTTCAGCATAGGAGGAACGATATCCCCTACTCGCTCTTCCACGACGGTCACCAGGTGGGTGACAGGTGGGGACTTGATTtccctctgatcgggtttaagcccaatcagATCATAATCTGttgcgacccccagggcggcgatgcgatccagtAGTTTGTTTAAATACGAGATATCTGCCGGATCCATCTTATCAATGCCTTCGGGGCTAATGCAGAGATGGTTTTTTGGCAATCTGGGGGCCTGCCTTGGGCTTAATGGCCGGGCGAGCACCCATTGTGAAACTGCCGATCTGGAGGATCTGCCCAGGAACTAGGGCCCTTCCAGAGGTGATTTTATCGTtgatgacaaggcgagccatcgatccttctatTGATGACATAAaggagctctcaatgaaagcacgaatgttggtgtcaaaaccggtcgatctcgggtaggggcccccga contains:
- the LOC125537555 gene encoding eukaryotic translation initiation factor 5A-1-like; this translates as MSDTDEHHFESKADSGASKTYPQQAGAIRKGGHIVIKARPCKVVEVSTSKTGKHGHAKCHFVAIDIFNGKKLEDIVPSSHNCDVPHVDRQDYQLIDITDDGYVSLLTESGNTKDDLKLPTDDVLLGQIKTGFADGKDLILSVMSAMGEEQICAVKEIGGGK